One Choloepus didactylus isolate mChoDid1 chromosome 8, mChoDid1.pri, whole genome shotgun sequence DNA window includes the following coding sequences:
- the EIF3D gene encoding eukaryotic translation initiation factor 3 subunit D — protein sequence MAKFMTPVIQDNPSGWGPCAVPEQFRDMPYQPFSKGDRLGKVADWTGATYQDKRYTNKYSSQFGGGSQYAYFHEEDETSFQLVDTARTQKTAYQRNRMRFAQRNLRRDKDRRNMLQFNLQTLPKSAKQKERDRIRLQKKFQKQFGVRQKWDQKSQKPRDSSVEVRSDWEVKEEMDFPQLMKMRYLEVSEPQDIECCGALEYYDKAFDRITTRNEKSLRSIKRIFHTVTTTDDPVIRKLAKTQGNVFATDAILATLMSCTRSVYSWDIVVQRVGSKLFFDKRDNSDFDLLTVSETANEPPQDEGNSFNSPRNLAMEATYINHNFSQQCLRMGKERYNFPNPNPFVEDDMDKNEIASVAYRYRRWKLGDDIDLIVRCEHDGVMTGANGEVSFINIKTLNEWDSRHCNGVDWRQKLDSQRGAVIATELKNNSYKLARWTCCALLAGSEYLKLGYVSRYHVKDSSRHVILGTQQFKPNEFASQINLSVENAWGILRCVIDICMKLEEGKYLILKDPNKQVIRVYSLPDGTFSSDEDDEEEEEEEEEEEEEA from the exons ATGGCGAAGTTCATGACCCCCGTGATCCAGGACAACCCCTCAGGCTGGGGTCCCTGTGCAGTTCCCGAGCAGTTTCGGGATATGCCCTACCAGCCGTTCAGCAAAGGAGATCGGCTAGGAAAG GTTGCAGACTGGACGGGTGCCACATACCAGGATAAGAGGTATACAA ataagtACTCCTCTCAGTTTGGTGGTGGAAGTCAGTACGCTTATTTCCACGAAGAGGATGAAACTAGCTTCCAACTGGTGGATACAGCACGCACACAGAAGACTGCCTACCAGCGAAATCGGATGAGGTTTGCACAG CGGAACCTCCGCAGAGACAAAGATCGACGGAACATGCTCCAGTTCAACCTGCAGACCCTGCCTAAGAGTGCCAAGCAGAAGGAGAG AGATCGCATACGATTGCAGAAGAAATTCCAGAAGCAATTTGGAGTGCGGCAAAAATGGGACCAAAAATCACAG AAACCCCGAGACTCTTCAGTTGAAGTTCGTAGTGACTGGGAGGTGAAAGAGGAAATGGATTTTCCTCAGTTAATGAAGATGCGCTACTTGGAAGTATCAGAGCCACAGGACAT TGAGTGTTGTGGGGCCCTAGAATACTACGATAAGGCCTTTGACCGCATCACCACGAGGAATGAGAAGTCACTGCGGAGCATCAAGCGTATCTTCCACACCGTCACCACCACAGACGACCCAGTCATCCGAAAG CTGGCAAAAACTCAGGGGAATGTGTTTGCCACTGATGCCATTCTGGCCACACTGATGAGCTGTACCCGCTCAGTGTATTCCTGGGACATCGTCGTCCAGAGAGTTGGGTCCAAGCTCTTCTTTGACAAGAGGGACAACTCTGACTTTG ACCTCCTGACAGTGAGTGAGACAGCCAACGAGCCCCCTCAGGATGAAGGCAATTCCTTCAACTCACCCCGCAACTTGGCCATGGAAGCCACCTACATCAACCACAACTTCTCCCAGCAGTGCTTGAGAATG GGGAAGGAAAGGTACAACTTCCCCAACCCAAACCCATTTGTGGAGGACGACATGGATAAGAATGAAATTGCCTCTGTTGCATACCG TTATCGCCGGTGGAAGCTTGGTGATGACATCGACCTGATTGTTCGTTGTGAACATGATGGTGTCATGACTGGAGCCAACGGAGAAGTGTCCTTTATCAACATCAAGACCCTCAACGAGTGGGATTCCAGG CACTGTAATGGCGTTGACTGGCGCCAGAAGCTAGACTCCCAGAGAGGTGCTGTCATTGCCACTGAGCTGAAGAACAACAGCTACAAATTGGCCCGCTGGACATGCTGTGCTTTGCTAGCTGGATCTGAGTATCTCAAGCTTGG GTACGTATCCCGGTACCACGTGAAGGACTCCTCACGCCATGTGATCCTGGGTACCCAGCAGTTCAAGCCCAATGAGTTTGCCAGCCAGATCAACCTGAGTGTGGAGAATGCCTGGGGCATCCTGCGCTGCGTCATCGACATCTGCATGAAGCTGGAGGAGGGCAAGTACCTCATCCTCAAGGACCCCAACAAGCAGGTCATCCGCGTCTACAGTCTGCCCGATGGCACCTTCAGCTCTGATGAGGacgatgaggaggaggaggaggaggaggaggaagaag aggaagaagcttaa